A genomic segment from Mustela lutreola isolate mMusLut2 chromosome 15, mMusLut2.pri, whole genome shotgun sequence encodes:
- the CHD3 gene encoding chromodomain-helicase-DNA-binding protein 3 isoform X1 → MASPLRDEEEEEEEMVVSEEEEEEEEEGDEEEEEVEAADEDYEEDDDEGALGRGPGHDRGRDRHSPPGCHLFPPPPPPPPLPPPPPPPPPPDKDDIRLLPSALGVKKRKRGPKKQKENKPGKPRKRKKLDSEEEFGSERDEYREKSESGGSEYGMGPGRKRRRKHREKKEKKTKRRKKGEGDGGQKQVEQKSSATLLLTWGLEDVEHVFSEEDYHTLTNYKAFSQFMRPLIAKKNPKIPMSKMMTILGAKWREFSANNPFKGSAAAVAAAAAAAAAAVAEQVSAAVSSAAPIAPSGPPTLPPPPSADTQPPPIRRAKTKEGKGPGHKRRSKSPRVPDGRKKLRGKKMAPLKIKLGLLGGKRKKGGSYVLQSDEGPEPEAEESDLDSGSVHSASGRPDGPVRTKKLKRGRPGRKKRKVLGCPAVAGEDEVDGYETDHQDYCEVCQQGGEIILCDTCPRAYHLVCLDPELDRAPEGKWSCPHCEKEGVQWEAKEEEEEYEEEGEEEGEKEEEDDHMEYCRVCKDGGELLCCDACISSYHIHCLNPPLPDIPNGEWLCPRCTCPVLKGRVQKILHWRWGEPPVSVPAPQQADGNPDAPPPRPLQGRSEREFFVKWVGLSYWHCSWAKELQLEIFHLVMYRNYQRKNDMDEPPPLDYGSGEDDGKSDKRKVKDPHYAEMEEKYYRFGIKPEWMTVHRIINHSVDKKGNYHYLVKWRDLPYDQSTWEEDEMNIPEYEDHKQSYWRHRELIMGEDPAQPRKYKKKKKELQGDGPPSSPTNDPTVKYESQPRFITATGGTLHMYQLEGLNWLRFSWAQGTDTILADEMGLGKTIQTIVFLYSLYKEGHTKGPFLVSAPLSTIINWEREFQMWAPKFYVVTYTGDKDSRAIIRENEFSFEDNAIKGGKKAFKMKREAQVKFHVLLTSYELITIDQAALGSIRWACLVVDEAHRLKNNQSKFFRVLNGYKIDHKLLLTGTPLQNNLEELFHLLNFLTPERFNNLEGFLEEFADISKEDQIKKLHDLLGPHMLRRLKADVFKNMPAKTELIVRVELSPMQKKYYKYILTRNFEALNSRGGGNQVSLLNIMMDLKKCCNHPYLFPVAAMESPKLPSGAYEGGALIKASGKLMLLQKMLRKLKEQGHRVLIFSQMTKMLDLLEDFLDYEGYKYERIDGGITGALRQEAIDRFNAPGAQQFCFLLSTRAGGLGINLATADTVIIFDSDWNPHNDIQAFSRAHRIGQANKVMIYRFVTRASVEERITQVAKRKMMLTHLVVRPGLGSKAGSMSKQELDDILKFGTEELFKDENEGENKEEDSSVIHYDNEAIARLLDRNQDATEDTDVQNMNEYLSSFKVAQYVVREEDKIEEIEREIIKQEENVDPDYWEKLLRHHYEQQQEDLARNLGKGKRVRKQVNYNDAAQEDQDNQSEYSVGSEEEDEDFDERPEGRRQSKRQLRNEKDKPLPPLLARVGGNIEVLGFNTRQRKAFLNAVMRWGMPPQDAFTTQWLVRDLRGKTEKEFKAYVSLFMRHLCEPGADGSETFADGVPREGLSRQQVLTRIGVMSLVKKKVQEFEHINGRWSMPELMPDPSADSKRSSRASSPTKTSPTTPEASATNSPCTSKPATPAPSEKGDGVRTPLEKDEAENQEEKPEKNSKIGEKMETEADVPSPAPSLGERLESRKIPLEEEVPGVPGEMEPEPGYRGDREKSATESTPGERGEEKPLDGQEHRERPEGETGDLGKRAEDVKGERELRPGPPRDEPRPNSRREEKVEKPRFMFNIADGGFTELHTLWQNEERAAICSGKLNEIWHRRHDYWLLAGIVLHGYARWQDIQNDAQFAIINEPFKTEANKGNFLEMKNKFLARRFKLLEQALVIEEQLRRAAYLNLSQEPAHPAMALHARFAEAECLAESHQHLSKESLAGNKPANAVLHKGKGRGGPARGRAHSAASEPAGGVAERHEGGRDPPAGHAVPNPPHRSPPADVRAQHPQPAGQQGHGASPHTGLSPGALRYASGVRGGLQRRPRRGPGRRRRQLQPDACRLLHHSRHQRPSSAGEEGEGNGGGAGVRRAGSEGAPSRGGDLYRRLTGSQASASPRPRARGRPPAQALGPAANPPPSPPLGPPLG, encoded by the exons ATGGCTTCCCCTCTGagggacgaggaggaggaggaggaggagatggtggtgtcggaggaggaagaagaggaggaagaagagggcgacgaggaggaggaggaggtggaagcGGCCGACGAGGACTACGAGGAGGACGACGACGAGGGAGCGCTCGGGCGCGGGCCGGGCCACGACCGGGGCCGCGACCGCCACAGCCCCCCCGGCTGCCACCTcttcccgccgccgccgccgccgccgccgctgcccccgccgccgccgccgcccccgccgccag ATAAGGATGACATccggctgctgccttcagctttgggTGTAAAGAAGAGAAAACGAGGACccaagaagcagaaggagaacaAACCAGGAAAACCCCGGAAACGCAAGAAGCTT GACAGTGAGGAGGAATTTGGCTCCGAGCGCGATGAGTACCGGGAGAAGTCAGAGAGCGGGGGCAGCGAATATGGAATGGGACCAGGTCGGAAACGGAGGCggaagcacagagaaaaaaaggaaaagaagaccaAGCGGCggaaaaagggggagggagatggaggacAAAAG CAGGTAGAACAGAAGTCGTCCGCTACTCTGCTTCTGACCTGGGGCCTGGAGGACGTGGAGCATGTGTTCTCTGAGGAGGACTACCACACGCTCACCAACTACAAAGCCTTCAGCCAGTTCATGAG GCCCCTGATCGCGAAGAAGAATCCTAAGATCCCAATGTCTAAGATGATGACCATCCTCGGGGCCAAGTGGAGAGAGTTCAGTGCCAACAATCCCTTCAAGGGGTCGGCAGctgcggtggcggcggcggcggcggcagcagccgCAGCTGTGGCCGAGCAGGTGTCAGCTGCCGTGTCATCGGCCGCCCCCATAGCACCTTCCggaccccccaccctcccaccacctccTTCTGCCGATACCCAGCCCCCACCCATCCGAAGAGCCAAAACCAAAGAGGGCAAAG GTCCAGGCCATAAAAGGCGGAGTAAGAGTCCCCGAGTGCCTGACGGACGCAAGAAGCTTCGGGGAAAGAAGATGGCGCCCCTGAAAATCAAGCTTGGGCTGCTGGGTggcaagaggaagaagggaggctcG TATGTCTTGCAGAGTGATGAGGGCCCCGAGCCGGAGGCCGAGGAGTCAGACCTGGACAGCGGCAGCGTCCACAGCGCCTCGGGCCGGCCGGACGGGCCTGTCCGCACCAAGAAGCTCAAGAGAGGCCGGCCAGGGAGGAAGAAGCGGAAGG TCCTGGGCTGTCCCGCAGTGGCCGGGGAGGACGAGGTTGACGGCTACGAGACGGATCACCAGGATTACTGCGAGGTGTGCCAACAGGGTGGGGAAATTATTCTGTGCGACACCTGCCCTCGTGCCTACCACCTCGTCTGCCTTGATCCGGAGCTGGACCGGGCTCCCGAGGGCAAATGGAGCTGCCCCCACTGC GAGAAGGAGGGTGTGCAGTGGGAggccaaggaggaggaggaggagtacgaggaggagggagaggaagaaggggagaaggaggaggaggacgaccACATGGAGTACTGCCGCGTGTGTAAGGACGGGGGCGAGCTCCTGTGCTGCGATGCGTGTATCTCCTCCTACCACATTCACTGTCTGAACCCGCCCCTGCCTGACATCCCCAACGGGGAATGGCTGTGTCCCCGATGCACG TGCCCTGTGCTGAAAGGCCGTGTGCAGAAGATCCTGCACTGGCGGTGGGGGGAGCCGCCCGTGTCGGTGCCGGCACCCCAGCAGGCCGACGGGAACCCCGATGCCCCGCCACCCCGTCCTCTTCAAGGCCGATCGGAGCGAGAGTTCTTTGTCAAGTGGGTAGGACTGTCCTACTGGCACTGCTCCTGGGCCAAGGAGCTTCAG CTGGAGATCTTCCACTTGGTGATGTACCGGAACTACCAGAGGAAAAATGACATGGATGAGCCCCCGCCCCTGGACTATGGCTCCGGTGAGGACGACGGCAAGAGTGACAAACGCAAGGTCAAGGACCCGCACTACGCGGAGATGGAGGAGAAGTACTATCGCTTTGGCATCAAGCCAGAATGGATGACCGTCCACCGCATCATCAACCACAG TGTGGATAAAAAGGGGAATTACCACTATCTCGTGAAATGGCGGGACTTGCCCTATGACCAGTCCACGTGGGAGGAGGATGAAATGAACATCCCCGAGTACGAAGACCACAAACAGAGCTACTGGAGACACCG AGAACTGATCATGGGGGAGGACCCCGCCCAGCCCCGCAAgtataagaagaagaagaaggagctgCAGGGCGACGGGCCACCCAGTTCTCCTACTAACGAT CCTACGGTGAAATACGAGAGCCAGCCGCGGTTCATCACAGCCACGGGCGGCACACTGCACATGTACCAGCTGGAGGGCTTGAACTGGCTGCGCTTCTCCTGGGCCCAGGGGACCGACACCATCCTGGCTGACGAGATGGGGCTGGGCAAGACCATCCAGACTATCGTCTTCCTCTACTCGCTCTATAAGGAG GGCCACACAAAGGGTCCCTTCCTGGTGAGCGCCCCCCTCTCGACCATCATTAACTGGGAGCGGGAGTTCCAGATGTGGGCACCCAAGTTCTACGTGGTGACGTACACGGGTGACAAGGACAGCCGGGCCATCATCCGTGAGAACGAGTTTTCCTTCGAAGACAACGCCATCAAAGGTGGCAAGAAAGCTTTTAAGATGAAG AGGGAGGCCCAGGTCAAGTTCCACGTTCTGCTGACCTCGTACGAACTGATCACCATCGACCAGGCCGCCCTCGGCTCCATCCGCTGGGCCTGCCTCGTCGTAGACGAAGCCCATCGGCTCAAGAATAACCAGTCCAAG tttttcagGGTCCTCAATGGCTACAAGATAGATCATAAGTTGCTGCTGACCGGGACTCCGTTGCAGAATAACCTGGAGGAGCTCTTCCACCTGCTGAATTTCCTCACCCCAGAGAGGTTTAA CAACctggagggctttctggaggagTTTGCggacatctccaaagaagaccagATTAAGAAGCTGCACGATTTGCTGGGGCCGCACATGCTGCGGAGGCTCAAGGCTGATGTCTTCAAGAACATGCCAGCCAAGACAGAGCTCATCGTCCGGGTGGAGCTCAGCCCCATGCAGAA GAAATACTACAAGTACATCCTGACTCGGAACTTCGAGGCCTTGAACTCGCGAGGTGGCGGGAACCAGGTGTCGCTGCTCAACATCATGATGGATCTGAAGAAGTGTTGCAACCACCCCTACCTCTTCCCTGTGGCGGCCATG GAATCCCCCAAACTCCCCAGTGGAGCCTACGAGGGTGGGGCGCTTATTAAGGCGTCTGGCAAGCTCATGCTCTTACAGAAGATGTTACGGAAGCTGAAGGAGCAAGGACACAGAGTGCTCATCTTCTCACAG ATGACCAAGATGTTGGACCTGTTGGAGGACTTTTTAGACTACGAAGGCTACAAGTATGAGCGCATTGACGGCGGCATCACAGGCGCTCTGAGGCAGGAGGCCATCGATCGGTTCAACG CTCCCGGGGCCCAACAGTTCTGCTTCCTGCTGTCCACTCGTGCCGGGGGCCTGGGCATCAACCTGGCCACTGCAGACACGGTCATCATCTTCGATTCTGACTGGAACCCCCATAACGACATCCAG GCCTTCAGCCGCGCACACCGCATCGGCCAGGCCAACAAGGTGATGATTTACCGGTTTGTGACCCGCGCGTCCGTGGAAGAGAGGATCACCCAAGTGGCCAAGAGGAAGATGATGCTCACTCACCTGGTGGTGCGGCCCGGGCTGGGCTCCAAGGCCGGCTCCATGTCCAAGCAGGAGCTGGACGACATCCTCAAGTTCGGCACCGAGGAGTTGTTCAAGGACGAGAACGAGG GGGAGAACAAGGAGGAGGACAGCAGCGTGATTCACTACGACAACGAGGCCATCGCTCGGCTGTTGGACCGGAACCAGGATGCGACGGAGGACACGGATGTGCAGAACATGAACGAGTATCTCAGCTCCTTCAAGGTGGCCCAGTATGTGGTGCGGGAGGAAGACAAG ATTGAGGAGATCGAACGAGAGATCATCAAGCAGGAGGAGAACGTGGACCCCGACTACTGGGAGAAGCTGCTGCGGCACCACTacgagcagcagcaggaggaccTGGCCCGCAACCTGGGCAAGGGCAAGCGGGTCCGGAAGCAGGTCAACTACAACGATGCCGCCCAGGAGGACCAGG ATAACCAGTCCGAGTACTCAGTGGGATcggaggaggaggatgaagacTTCGACGAGCGTCCAGAAG GGCGTCGACAGTCAAAGAGGCAGCTCCGGAATGAGAAGGACAAGCCACTCCCTCCGCTGCTGGCGCGAGTTGGGGGCAACATTGAG GTGCTGGGATTCAACACCCGGCAGCGCAAGGCCTTCCTCAACGCTGTGATGCGCTGGGGGATGCCACCACAGGACGCCTTCACCACCCAGTGGCTGGTGCGGGACCTGAGGGGCAAGACAGAGAAGGAGTTCAA AGCCTATGTGTCTCTGTTCATGCGTCACCTCTGTGAGCCCGGGGCAGATGGCTCAGAGACCTTTGCTGATGGTGTCCCTCGGGAGGGCCTGAGTCGCCAGCAAGTGCTGACCCGGATTGGAGTCATGTCTCTCGTCAAGAAGAAG GTACAGGAATTTGAGCACATCAATGGGCGCTGGTCGATGCCCGAGCTGATGCCCGACCCCAGCGCCGACTCTAAGCGTTCCTCCAGAGCTTCCTCTCCTACCAAAACGTCTCCCACCACCCCTGAGGCCTCTGCTACCAACAGTCCTTGCACTTCGAAGCCTG CTACCCCAGCTCCTAGTGAGAAAGGAGATGGCGTGAGGACACCGCTTGAAAAGGATGAAGCAGAAAACCAGGAGGAGAAGCCTGAGAAGAACAGCAAAATCGGGGAGAAGATGGAGACAGAG GCTGATGTCCCTAGCCCAGCCCCATCACTTGGGGAGCGGCTGGAGTCCAGAAAGATCCCTCTAGAGGAGGAGGTGCCGGGAGTCCCTGGAGAAATGGAGCCCGAGCCTGGGTACCGGGGGGACAGAGAGAAGTCAG CCACAGAGTCGACGCcaggagagaggggggaggagaagCCGTTGGATGgccaggagcacagggagaggccgGAGGGGGAAACAGGGGATTTGGGCAAGAGAG CAGAAGACGTGAAAGGGGAGCGGGAGCTGCGGCCGGGGCCTCCCCGGGATGAGCCTCGGCCCAACAGCCGGCGCGAGGAGAAGGTGGAGAAGCCCCGGTTCATGTTCAACATCGCAGACGGAGGCTTCACAG AGCTTCACACGCTGTGGCAGAACGAGGAGCGGGCGGCTATTTGCTCCGGGAAACTCAATGAGATCTGGCACCGAAGACATGACTATTGGCTTCTGGCCGGGATTGTCCT CCACGGCTATGCACGGTGGCAGGACATCCAAAATGACGCTCAGTTTGCCATCATCAATGAGCCGTTTAAAACTGAAGCCAATAAGGGGAACTTTCTGGAGATGAAAAATAAGTTCCTGGCCCGGAGATTCAAG CTCCTGGAGCAGGCGCTGGTGATCGAGGAGCAGCTTCGGCGGGCGGCCTACCTGAACCTGTCCCAGGAGCCGGCGCACCCCGCCATGGCCCTCCACGCCCGCTTCGCCGAGGCCGAATGCCTGGCCGAGAGCCACCAGCACCTCTCCAAGGAGTCGCTGGCGGGGAACAAGCCGGCCAACGCCGTCCTGCACAAGGGTAAGGGCCGCGGCGGCCCCGCGCGGGGGAGGGCCCACAGCGCTGC TTCTGAACCAGCTGGAGGAGTTGCTGAGCGACATGAAGGCGGACGTGACCCGCCTGCCGGCCACGCTGTCCCGAATCCCCCCCATCGCAGCCCGCCTGCAGATGTCCGAGCGCAGCATCCTCAGCCGGCTGGCCAGCAAGGGCACGGAGCCTCACCCCACACCG GCCTTTCCCCCGGGGCCCTACGCTACGCCTCCGGGGTACGGGGCGGCCTTCAGCGCCGCCCCCGTCGGGGCCCTGGCCGCCGCCGGCGCCAACTACAGCCAGATGCCTGCAGGCTCCTTCATCACAG CCGCCACCAACGGCCCTCCAGTGCTggtgaagaaggagaaggaaatggtGGGGGCGCTGGTGTCAGACGGGCTGGATCGGAAGGAGCCCCGAGCCGGGGAGGTGATCTGTATAGACGACTGACAGGCTCCCAGGCCAGCGCATCACCCAGGCCCCGTGCCCGAGGCCGACCCCCAGCTCAGGCTCTGGGACCTGCTGCCAATCCTCCACCTTCCCCACCCCTTGGGCCACCTCTGGGCTAG